In a genomic window of Vidua macroura isolate BioBank_ID:100142 chromosome 33, ASM2450914v1, whole genome shotgun sequence:
- the WAS gene encoding actin nucleation-promoting factor WAS codes for MSRGGRQGGDNVPSELLGEQENLRIFELLGRKCVTLVTAVVQLVVAEPGGVPGGVPGGSWSLRGCGVACLVRDSPRRSYFIRIFRLPAGELWWEQELQGGMGYKTPTPFFHTFVSHEGWAGLNFASEAEAATFEGRVQERLRRRQQRSEKQLLPPPPPPGHERRGSLPRTPNPDGPPIPAVPIPNPDITPSRYRGLPSPPSGPSPTSGPPPAAGAPPGEQKKGRGRKKISKADIGVPSGFKHVGHIGWDPNGGFDLAALDPALRSLFAQAGISERHLADAETSRLIHDFIERQGGLQAVREEMRRQGGTAPLPPPGRGSPAPPPAPPSAPPPPSGRSRSGVPAPPPPRAGPAPPPAPPPQRGPAPPPRGSALSGAAAPPPPPPPPPPPPSGGAPPATPPGRGALLDQIRQGVTLNKTPETPEVGAGPGAGGLVGALMDVMQKRSRVIHSSDEGTASEEEEDDDEWDD; via the exons ATGAGCCGGGGGGGGCGGCAGGGGGGGGACAACGTCCCCTcggagctgctgggggagcaggagAACCTGCGGATCTTcgagctgctgggcaggaaaTGCGTG aCCCTGGTGACCGCCGTGGTCCAGCTGGTGGTGGCCGAGcccgggggggtccccgggggggtcccggggggctcCTGGAGCCTCCGGGGCTGCGGCGTCGCCTGCCTGGTCCGGGACAGCCCCCGGCGCTCCTACTTCATCCGCATCTTCCGCCTGCCC GCCGGGGAGCtgtggtgggagcaggagctgcagggggggATGGGCTACAAGACCCCCACCCCCTTTTTCCACACTTTCGTCAGCCAT GAGGGGTGGGCGGGGCTGAACTTCGCGTCGGAGGCCGAGGCCGCGACGTTCGAGGGCCGAGTCCAGGAGAggctgcggcggcggcagcagcggaGCG agaagcagctgctgccccctcccccaccccccggCCATG AGCGTCGGGGGAGcctccccaggacccccaacCCTGATG GCCCCCCCATCCCGGCCGTGCCCATCCCCAACCCCGACATCACCCCCAGCCGGTACCGGGGGCTGCCCAGCCCCCCCTCGGGACCCTCCCCCACCTCGGGACCCCCCCCCGCGGCCGGGGCCCCCCCCGGGGAACAGAAAAAGGGGAGGGGGCGCAAGAAAATCTCCAAGGCCGATATCGGGGTCCCCTCCGGATTCAA gcACGTCGGTCACATCGGGTGGGACCCCAATGGTGGCTTCGAT ctggCGGCCCTGGACCCCGCCCTGCGGTCACTCTTCGCCCAGGCCGGGATCAGCGAGCGCCACTTGGCCGACGCCGAGACCTCGCGGCTGATCCACGACTTCATCGAGCGCCAGGGGGGGCTGCAGGCCGTGCGCGAGGAGATGCGGCGCCAGGGtgg gaccgcccccctccccccaccgGGCCGTGGgagccccgcccctccccccgcccctccctccGCTCCTCCCCCCCCCTCCGGCCGCTCCCGCTCGGGGGTCCCGGCCCCACCCCCaccccgcgccggccccgcccctcccccggccccgccccctcagcgaggccccgcccctcccccgcGAGGCTCCGCCCTCTCCGGAGCGGCcgctcctccccctcccccccctccaccgccccctcccccctccGGGGGCGCCCCCCCCGCGACCCCCCCGGGCCGGGGGGCGCTGCTGGACCAGATCCGCCAGGGGGTGACGCTCAACAAG ACCCCTGAGACCCCCGAGGTGGGCGCgggccccggggcgggggggctcGTGGGGGCCCTGATGGACGTGATGCAGAAGCGAAGCCGCGTCATCCATTCCTCGg ATGAAGGCACAGCCagcgaggaggaggaagatgatgaTGAGTGGGATGATtga
- the SUV39H1 gene encoding histone-lysine N-methyltransferase SUV39H1, with product MQMRQRRGQWKPVNSCRYVNEAWRALLGVICKSIDATTNGGIRYYANEAARRPIQDEREAVSMQINHRVSQWKARSQLSVCKSAAGTANGRWARAEEAPPLALPAGRKRRQKKKGKRRKKTKKKRRRLKMAENLKECSVCCLSPWSRLQELCRLQRVRCRALGVTRRNIGDFEVELLCDYRRVRDEEFYLVKWRGYPSSANTWEPRRNLRCRGLLQQLHADLARAPGGPARPGPRGLPARAVSYLAQKAEQRRALRRWERHLNRTRSHRGRIAVENEVDLHGPPRDFVYVNEYKVGAGVALTPVAAGCECRDCLAEATLAGGCCPGASHNRFAYNEAGQVRIRAGLPIYECNSRCRCGAECPNRVVQRGIRYDLCIFRTGDGRGWGVRTLQRIRKNSFVMEYVGEIITSEEAERRGQVYDRQGATYLFDLDYVEDVYTVDAAHYGNISHFVNHSCDPNLQVYNVFIENLDQRLPRIALFATRPIRAGEELTFDYNMHVDPVDAESTRMDSNFGLVGGSLGGSPRARGRIECKCGAASCRKFLF from the exons ATGCAAATGAGGCAGCGCCGCGGCCAATGGAAACCGGTCAATTCATGCCGGTATGTAAATGAAGCATGGCGGGCGCTGCTGGGAGTGATATGCAAATCAATCGACGCTACTACCAATGGCGGGATCAGATATTATGCAAATGAAGCAGCGCGCCGACCAATACAGGACGAGCGGGAAGCTGTCAGTATGCAAATAAATCACCGCGTCAGCCAATGGAAGGCGCGCAGCCAGCTGTCAGTATGCAAATCAGCCGCCGGGACAGCCAATGGGCGCTGGGCGCGGGCGGAGGAAGCCCCGCCCCTCGCGCTGCCCGCCGGGCGGAAGCGgcgccagaaaaaaaaaggaaaaaggcggaaaaagacaaaaaaaaagcgGCGGCGGCTGAAAATGGCGGAAAATTTAAAAG AGTGCTCCGTGTGCTGCCTGTCGCCGTGGTCgcggctgcaggagctgtgccgGCTGCAGCGCGTGCGGTGCCGCGCCCTCGGTGTCACCCGCCGCAACATCGGCGACTTCGAGGTGGAGCTGCTGTGCGACTACCGGCGAGTGCGG GACGAGGAGTTCTACCTGGTGAAGTGGCGCGGTTACCCCTCCTCGGCCAACACCTGGGAGCCGCGCCGCAACCTGCGCTGCCGcgggctgctgcagcagctgcacgcCGACCTGGCCCGAGCCCCGGGCGGGCCGGCGCGGCCGGGCCCCCGCGGGCTCCCGGCGCGCGCCGTGTCCTACCTGGCGCAGAAGGCGGAGCAGCGGCGGGCGCTGCGGCGCTGGGAGCGCCACCTGAACCGCACGCGCAGCCACCGCGGCCGCATCGCCGTGGAGAACGAGGTGGACCTGCACGGCCCGCCCCGCGACTTCGTCTACGTCAACGAGTACAAGGTGGGCGCGGGCGTGGCGCTGACCCCCGTGGCGGCCGGCTGCGAGTGCCGGGACTGCCTGGCCGAGGCCACGCTGGCCGGGGGCTGCTGCCCGGGCGCGTCGCACAACAGGTTCGCCTACAACGAGGCCGGGCAGGTGCGGATCCGGGCGGGGCTGCCCATCTACGAGTGCAACTCGCGCTGCCGCTGCGGCGCCGAGTGCCCCAACCGCGTGGTGCAGCGCGGCATCCGCTACGACCTGTGCATCTTCCGCACCGGCGACGGGCGCGGCTGGGGCGTGCGCACGCTGCAGCGCATCCGCAAGAACTCCTTCGTCATGGAGTACGTGGGCGAG ATCATCACCTCGGAGGAGGCGGAGCGCCGGGGACAGGTGTACGACCGCCAGGGCGCCACGTACCTGTTCGACCTGGACTACGTGGAGGACGTGTACACCGTGGACGCCGCCCACTACGGCAACATCTCGCACTTCGTCAACCACAGC TGTGACCCCAACCTGCAGGTGTACAACGTGTTCATCGAGAACCTGGACCAGCGCCTGCCCCGCATCGCCCTGTTCGCCACCAGGCCCATCCGGGCAGGGGAGGAGCTCACCTTCGACTACAACATGCACG TGGACCCCGTGGACGCCGAGAGCACCCGCATGGACTCCAACTTCGGGCTGgtgggggggtccctggggggctCCCCCCGCGCCCGCGGCCGCATCGAGTGCAAGTGTGGGGCGGCCTCGTGCCGCAAGTTCCTGTTCTGA